Proteins from a genomic interval of Kitasatospora kifunensis:
- a CDS encoding SCO1664 family protein, with the protein MDSAQGIPDADPATSAALAADLPAALELLRSGTLTVHGRITDASNAALYCSVTLDGVSAPCIYKPVAGERPLWDFPDGTLAGREVAAYELAAATGWAPIPPTVLREGHYGIGMVQLWVEPDPEAAPLLALQDPAGPEAGWLPIVEAQVGEERTALLVHLDDQRLRRLAVVDAVLNNSDRKGGHLLSAADGRIYGIDHGVTFAVSGKLRTLLWGWAEQPLTEEAVDMLGRLRAELSGALGERLRPHLTQAELTATGERVAGLLRSGRHPVPSQEWPSIPWPPV; encoded by the coding sequence ATGGACAGCGCCCAGGGCATACCGGACGCCGACCCAGCCACCAGCGCCGCGCTGGCCGCCGATCTCCCCGCCGCGCTGGAGCTGCTGCGCTCCGGCACGCTCACCGTGCACGGCCGGATCACCGACGCCTCCAACGCCGCGCTCTACTGCTCGGTCACCCTCGACGGCGTCTCGGCTCCGTGCATCTACAAGCCGGTGGCCGGCGAGCGCCCGCTGTGGGACTTCCCGGACGGGACGCTGGCCGGGCGCGAGGTGGCGGCCTATGAACTGGCCGCCGCCACCGGTTGGGCGCCGATCCCGCCGACCGTGCTGCGCGAGGGCCACTACGGCATCGGCATGGTGCAGCTCTGGGTCGAGCCCGACCCCGAGGCGGCGCCGCTGCTCGCCCTGCAGGACCCGGCCGGGCCAGAGGCAGGCTGGCTGCCGATCGTCGAGGCCCAGGTCGGCGAGGAGCGCACCGCGCTGCTGGTCCACCTCGACGACCAGCGGTTGCGCCGGCTCGCGGTGGTCGACGCGGTGCTCAACAACTCCGACCGCAAGGGCGGCCACCTGCTGTCGGCCGCCGATGGCCGGATCTATGGGATCGACCACGGTGTGACCTTCGCGGTTTCCGGCAAGCTGCGCACGCTGCTCTGGGGGTGGGCCGAGCAGCCGCTGACCGAGGAGGCGGTGGACATGCTGGGCCGCCTGCGGGCCGAGCTGTCGGGCGCACTGGGGGAGCGGCTACGGCCGCATCTGACGCAGGCTGAGCTGACGGCCACCGGCGAGCGGGTGGCGGGTCTGCTGCGCAGCGGACGGCATCCGGTGCCCTCGCAGGAGTGGCCCTCGATCCCGTGGCCGCCGGTCTGA
- a CDS encoding DUF3090 domain-containing protein, giving the protein MPRQVFFYDQPERFVAGTVGQPGSRAFFLQASARGRITSVLLEKTQVAALAERVEEVLDEALRRSGGQAPIPAMAPAELVDTAPLDLPLEQEFRVGTMALAWDSTEGYLVVEAQAVIEGPEDAEDAEAELAFEDDENGPDMLRVRLTGAMARVFAKRALDLVAAGRKPCPFCNLPLDPEGHLCPRQNGYKR; this is encoded by the coding sequence GTGCCCCGACAGGTCTTCTTCTATGACCAGCCCGAGCGGTTCGTGGCCGGCACCGTCGGCCAGCCCGGCTCGCGGGCGTTCTTCCTGCAGGCCAGCGCGCGTGGCCGGATCACCAGTGTGCTGCTGGAGAAGACGCAGGTCGCGGCGCTCGCCGAGCGGGTCGAGGAGGTGCTGGACGAGGCGCTGCGGCGCAGCGGCGGACAGGCGCCGATCCCGGCCATGGCGCCGGCCGAACTGGTCGACACCGCGCCGCTGGACCTGCCGCTGGAGCAGGAGTTCCGGGTCGGCACCATGGCGCTGGCCTGGGACAGCACCGAGGGCTACCTGGTGGTCGAGGCCCAGGCGGTGATCGAGGGGCCGGAGGACGCCGAGGATGCTGAGGCTGAGCTGGCCTTCGAGGACGACGAGAACGGCCCGGACATGCTGCGGGTGCGGCTGACCGGCGCGATGGCCAGGGTGTTCGCCAAGCGCGCGCTCGACCTGGTGGCGGCCGGGCGCAAGCCCTGCCCGTTCTGCAACCTGCCGCTGGACCCGGAGGGCCACCTGTGCCCGCGTCAGAACGGCTACAAGCGCTGA
- a CDS encoding histidine phosphatase family protein, giving the protein MPTLLLVRHGRSTANSAGILAGWTPGVDLDENGRAQADALVDRLADVPLAAAVSSPLERCRQTLAPLLAARPELGEPTLDERFGECHYGEWTGRPLAELALEPLWRTVQDHASAAAFPGGETLRALSHRTVAAAREWDEKIAAEHGPDAVWLACTHGDVIKAVVADALGLHLDHFQRINVDPCTVTAIRYTPLRPFLLRMGDTGTLRGLAPRPRAKEGDAAHGHGGGPSGAGSSGDAVVGGSTGTD; this is encoded by the coding sequence ATGCCCACTCTCCTGTTGGTACGCCATGGCCGCTCGACCGCGAACTCCGCCGGGATCCTCGCCGGTTGGACCCCCGGTGTGGACCTGGACGAGAACGGCCGGGCGCAGGCGGACGCGCTGGTCGACCGGTTGGCCGACGTCCCGCTCGCCGCGGCGGTGAGCAGCCCGCTGGAGCGCTGCCGGCAGACCCTGGCCCCGCTGCTGGCGGCCCGCCCGGAGCTGGGCGAGCCCACGCTCGACGAGCGCTTCGGCGAGTGCCACTACGGCGAGTGGACCGGGCGCCCGCTCGCCGAACTGGCGCTGGAGCCGCTCTGGCGCACCGTGCAGGACCACGCCTCGGCGGCCGCCTTCCCGGGCGGTGAGACGCTGCGGGCGCTGAGCCACCGCACGGTGGCGGCGGCGCGGGAGTGGGACGAGAAGATCGCCGCCGAGCACGGGCCCGACGCGGTCTGGCTCGCCTGCACCCACGGTGACGTGATCAAGGCGGTGGTGGCCGACGCGCTGGGCCTGCACCTGGACCATTTCCAGCGGATCAACGTGGACCCGTGCACGGTCACCGCGATCCGCTACACGCCGCTGCGCCCCTTCCTGCTGCGGATGGGCGACACCGGCACGCTGCGCGGCCTGGCCCCCAGGCCGCGCGCCAAGGAGGGCGACGCCGCGCACGGCCACGGCGGTGGGCCGAGCGGAGCCGGCTCGTCCGGCGACGCGGTGGTCGGCGGCTCCACCGGCACCGACTGA
- a CDS encoding LLM class F420-dependent oxidoreductase, which yields MRLGINLGYWGLGLDADNIAVAQEADRLGYSVCWAAEAYGSDAATVLSYVAAKTERIDVGSAIFQIPARTPAMTAMTAATLDTLSGGRFRLGLGVSGPQVSEGWYGVKFDKPLARTREYVEIIRKAMSRERLTHEGANWTLPLPGGPGKALKLTVVPVRERIPLYIAAIGPKNLELTGEIADGWLGIFFSPEHAAVSLDPLAAGRAKAGLTLEGFDLCPTVPISVGEDLAAAADTQRDYAALYIGGMGSKEKNFYNQQARRMGYEQAAEEVQRRYLTGDKAGAAAAVPQGLIDSTSLLGTKERIADRMQAYAAAGVTTLTLSPAGWTLEERVAALRTGVEALELAGLAS from the coding sequence ATGCGACTCGGCATCAACCTCGGCTACTGGGGACTCGGCCTGGACGCCGACAACATCGCCGTCGCCCAGGAGGCGGATCGGCTGGGCTACTCGGTCTGCTGGGCGGCCGAGGCGTACGGCTCGGACGCGGCCACCGTGCTGTCCTACGTGGCGGCGAAGACGGAGCGGATCGACGTCGGCTCGGCGATCTTCCAGATCCCGGCCCGCACTCCGGCGATGACCGCGATGACCGCGGCGACCCTGGACACGCTCTCCGGCGGGCGGTTCCGGCTCGGGCTCGGGGTGTCGGGGCCGCAGGTCTCCGAAGGCTGGTACGGCGTCAAGTTCGACAAGCCGCTGGCCCGTACCCGGGAGTACGTCGAGATCATCCGCAAGGCGATGTCGCGCGAACGGCTGACCCACGAGGGCGCCAACTGGACGCTGCCGCTGCCAGGCGGCCCCGGCAAGGCGCTCAAGCTGACCGTGGTGCCGGTGCGCGAGCGCATCCCGCTCTACATCGCGGCGATCGGGCCGAAGAACCTGGAGCTGACCGGCGAGATCGCCGACGGCTGGCTCGGCATCTTCTTCTCGCCCGAGCACGCCGCGGTCTCGCTCGACCCGCTGGCGGCAGGCCGGGCCAAGGCCGGGCTGACGCTGGAGGGCTTCGACCTGTGCCCGACCGTGCCGATCTCGGTCGGCGAGGACCTGGCGGCCGCCGCCGACACGCAGCGCGACTACGCGGCGCTCTACATCGGCGGCATGGGCAGCAAGGAGAAGAACTTCTACAACCAGCAGGCGCGGCGGATGGGCTACGAGCAGGCCGCCGAGGAGGTCCAGCGGCGCTATCTGACCGGCGACAAGGCGGGTGCGGCGGCCGCCGTGCCGCAGGGGCTGATCGACTCGACCTCGCTGCTGGGCACCAAGGAGCGGATCGCGGACCGGATGCAGGCCTACGCGGCGGCCGGCGTCACCACCCTCACCCTGTCCCCGGCCGGCTGGACGCTTGAGGAGCGGGTCGCGGCACTGCGCACCGGCGTCGAGGCGCTGGAACTGGCCGGGCTGGCGTCTTAG
- a CDS encoding aldo/keto reductase: MEQRHLGRTGLRVSRLGLGTLTWGRDTDEHEAAGQLKEFVDAGGTLVDTADVYADGGAEYLLSRLTDNLIPRSELVIATKAGSAPDAEYRFDASRGRLLAALDASLRRLGTDHVDLWQVHAFDPATPTEETLHALDLAVSSGRARYVGVCNFSGWQLAKAATWQRCAVGRVPLSSTQMEYSLLQRGIEREVLPAALDAGVGLLASSPLGRGVLTGKYRHGIPQESRGASPYLAGFVQPYLGERSRRIVDAVATAADGLASSPLAVALSWVRDRPGTASAIVGARTAAQLQAALSVEALTLPDEIRGALDDISAPVRRYPDQDWNEL; this comes from the coding sequence ATGGAGCAGCGTCATCTCGGCCGCACCGGTCTGCGCGTCTCGCGGCTGGGTCTGGGCACCCTGACCTGGGGTCGGGACACCGACGAGCACGAGGCCGCCGGGCAGTTGAAGGAGTTCGTGGACGCCGGCGGCACCCTGGTCGACACCGCCGACGTCTACGCGGACGGCGGAGCCGAGTACCTGCTCTCCCGGCTGACGGACAATCTGATCCCGCGCTCCGAGCTGGTGATCGCCACCAAGGCCGGCAGCGCTCCCGACGCCGAGTACCGCTTCGACGCCTCGCGCGGGCGGCTGCTCGCCGCTCTGGACGCCTCGCTGCGCCGCCTGGGCACCGACCACGTGGACCTGTGGCAGGTGCACGCTTTCGACCCGGCGACCCCCACCGAGGAGACCCTGCACGCGCTGGACCTGGCCGTCAGCTCCGGGCGCGCCCGCTACGTCGGCGTCTGCAACTTCAGCGGCTGGCAGCTCGCCAAAGCCGCCACCTGGCAGCGCTGCGCGGTTGGCCGGGTGCCGCTGTCCAGCACGCAGATGGAGTACTCGCTGCTCCAGCGCGGCATCGAGCGCGAGGTGCTGCCGGCCGCGCTGGACGCGGGCGTCGGCCTCCTGGCCTCCTCGCCGCTCGGACGAGGAGTGCTGACCGGGAAGTACCGGCACGGCATCCCGCAGGAGTCCCGGGGCGCCTCGCCCTACCTGGCCGGCTTCGTCCAGCCCTACCTCGGTGAGCGCAGTCGGCGCATCGTGGACGCCGTGGCCACCGCGGCCGACGGCCTGGCGAGCAGCCCGCTGGCGGTGGCGCTCTCCTGGGTGCGCGATCGCCCGGGCACGGCCAGCGCGATCGTCGGCGCGCGGACGGCGGCGCAGCTGCAGGCGGCGCTGTCGGTGGAGGCGCTTACGCTTCCGGATGAGATCCGCGGCGCGCTCGACGACATCTCGGCGCCGGTGCGTCGCTACCCTGATCAGGACTGGAACGAACTGTGA
- a CDS encoding ATP-binding domain-containing protein, with amino-acid sequence MSQTQDPGEGPQETEPEARTVPEPVAEPVAGRSVENGRSVTDEPEAADGPSVTDGLEAAGQPPVPEPRSEAAASSPDAASRNANATNAANATTANAATTDAATTAAGQTADGAQRAAEVAALAEAIRTIGGGATASGPAAAAPAAAAAGGPSADQARETALRAVGEVLSAGGAPAPAVAGLATAALAAFGEGAAEALREDPWTLLALPGVRPEQADGFARALLGSQAGPGDPRRGQALAVWLLEQAAVRGHSALEAGELQAGLAKLGLPEPEKAIQEAVLDGRVMPFQEEETGPGAHPVAEDEEPPMRMLLALERLALAEDSAADGLVRIMSTFEPPAAGTDGAAEPGEELADEESTARESTDGDFAGEEAVRPTTEAWEAAAAAAPSASAAALLRAVAAHPLVLHTGDAAARAELAALLAAARGLGLRAWSAAWSEHGRDALAALLPTEPTEATEAGAAGIPSLTLAELLGAGARATAGTTGAGAGAGGPGRAADGSLAVDLLIVQDAPLLDLELAATLVESLADGTRLVLSGDPGQLWSAGPGRLFADLLAAKPCPVVASRTPDLSPIGELVSGIGIGELQSVEAPEKEVVILTARGAGEAVHRAIQLLTDSIPRALGIPAEQTVLLTPGHGGEAGTRALNSAAKAQLNPGPGRFAGFDPGDRVVYSPLPGVNRPGSVLGGDGAGLRLALAGGEELLLPPTQVDRLRHGWALTAHQAVGRRWPGVVVVLPEDTAAGLTRQWVYTAFGRAERHLSVVHAAGPALAQAVAERPATPRTTRLRAILAEHAEQAY; translated from the coding sequence GTGAGTCAGACGCAGGACCCGGGCGAGGGCCCGCAGGAGACTGAGCCCGAGGCCAGGACGGTGCCGGAGCCGGTGGCGGAGCCAGTGGCGGGGCGCTCGGTCGAGAACGGGCGCTCGGTCACGGACGAGCCCGAGGCCGCGGACGGGCCCTCGGTCACGGACGGGCTCGAGGCCGCGGGCCAGCCGCCGGTGCCCGAGCCGCGCTCGGAGGCGGCGGCATCCTCGCCGGATGCGGCCTCCCGCAACGCGAACGCGACGAACGCGGCGAACGCGACTACGGCGAACGCGGCCACCACGGACGCGGCGACCACGGCGGCAGGACAGACCGCTGACGGCGCGCAGCGTGCCGCGGAGGTGGCCGCGCTGGCCGAGGCGATCCGGACGATCGGGGGCGGTGCCACCGCGTCCGGCCCGGCGGCTGCCGCGCCCGCCGCTGCCGCTGCCGGCGGGCCCAGCGCCGATCAGGCGCGGGAGACCGCCCTGCGGGCCGTCGGCGAGGTGCTGAGCGCCGGTGGCGCGCCCGCGCCCGCCGTCGCGGGCTTGGCGACGGCCGCCCTGGCCGCGTTCGGCGAGGGCGCCGCCGAGGCCCTGCGCGAGGACCCCTGGACACTGCTCGCCCTGCCCGGGGTGCGCCCCGAGCAGGCGGACGGCTTCGCCCGCGCGCTGCTCGGCTCGCAGGCCGGCCCCGGCGATCCGCGCCGCGGGCAGGCGCTGGCCGTCTGGCTGCTGGAGCAGGCCGCCGTGCGCGGCCACTCAGCGCTGGAGGCGGGCGAGTTGCAGGCCGGTCTGGCCAAGCTCGGCCTGCCCGAGCCCGAAAAGGCGATCCAGGAGGCCGTGTTGGACGGCCGGGTGATGCCTTTCCAGGAGGAGGAGACCGGCCCCGGCGCGCACCCCGTCGCCGAGGACGAGGAGCCGCCGATGCGGATGCTGCTCGCGCTGGAGCGCCTGGCGCTCGCCGAGGACAGCGCGGCGGACGGACTGGTCCGGATCATGTCCACCTTCGAGCCGCCAGCTGCCGGGACGGACGGGGCTGCCGAGCCTGGCGAGGAGTTGGCCGACGAGGAGTCGACTGCCAGGGAGTCGACCGACGGCGATTTCGCCGGCGAGGAAGCGGTGCGGCCCACCACCGAGGCCTGGGAGGCCGCCGCCGCGGCCGCGCCCTCCGCCTCGGCGGCCGCCCTGCTCCGGGCCGTCGCCGCGCACCCCCTTGTGCTCCACACCGGTGACGCCGCCGCCCGCGCCGAGCTCGCCGCACTGCTCGCCGCCGCCCGCGGCCTGGGCCTGCGCGCCTGGTCCGCCGCCTGGAGCGAGCACGGCCGGGATGCGCTGGCCGCGCTGCTGCCGACCGAGCCGACCGAAGCGACCGAGGCAGGCGCGGCGGGCATCCCCTCGTTGACCCTGGCCGAGCTGCTCGGCGCCGGGGCCAGGGCCACTGCGGGCACTACGGGCGCCGGTGCCGGGGCCGGTGGGCCCGGGCGGGCCGCGGACGGCTCGCTCGCCGTCGACCTACTGATCGTCCAGGACGCTCCGCTGCTCGACCTCGAGCTGGCCGCCACCCTGGTGGAGTCGCTCGCCGACGGCACCCGGCTGGTGCTGTCCGGTGACCCGGGCCAGCTCTGGTCGGCCGGCCCCGGCCGGCTCTTCGCCGACCTGCTCGCCGCGAAGCCCTGCCCCGTGGTCGCCTCCCGTACCCCCGATCTGAGCCCGATCGGCGAGCTGGTCTCCGGGATCGGGATCGGCGAGTTGCAGAGCGTCGAGGCGCCGGAGAAGGAGGTGGTGATCCTCACCGCGCGCGGCGCGGGCGAGGCCGTCCACCGCGCCATCCAGCTGCTGACCGACTCGATCCCGCGTGCACTCGGCATCCCCGCCGAGCAGACCGTGCTGCTGACCCCCGGCCACGGTGGCGAGGCGGGCACCCGTGCGCTCAACAGCGCTGCCAAGGCCCAGCTGAACCCCGGCCCGGGGCGCTTCGCCGGCTTCGACCCCGGTGACCGGGTGGTCTACTCCCCGCTGCCCGGGGTGAACCGCCCCGGCTCCGTGCTCGGCGGGGACGGAGCCGGCCTGCGGCTCGCCCTGGCCGGTGGCGAGGAGCTGCTGCTGCCGCCCACCCAGGTCGACCGGCTGCGCCACGGCTGGGCCCTGACGGCCCATCAGGCCGTTGGGCGGCGCTGGCCCGGCGTGGTGGTGGTGCTGCCCGAGGACACCGCCGCCGGCCTGACCCGGCAGTGGGTGTACACGGCGTTCGGCCGGGCCGAGCGCCACCTGTCGGTGGTGCACGCCGCCGGTCCCGCGCTGGCCCAGGCCGTCGCCGAGCGTCCCGCCACGCCCAGGACCACCCGGCTGCGGGCGATCCTGGCGGAACACGCCGAGCAGGCCTACTGA
- a CDS encoding DUF5703 family protein, with amino-acid sequence MVRQPEYEYQSLRMPRGTTRNAARQLLTEHAEYGHWELDRLRLFPDGSRTVLLRRRIIRQVRSSW; translated from the coding sequence CTGGTCCGACAGCCTGAGTACGAGTACCAGTCGCTGCGCATGCCGCGTGGCACGACGCGTAACGCGGCACGGCAACTGCTCACCGAGCACGCCGAGTACGGGCACTGGGAGCTGGACAGGCTGCGGCTCTTCCCCGACGGCAGCCGCACGGTGCTGCTGCGCCGCCGGATCATCCGGCAGGTCCGCAGCAGCTGGTAG
- a CDS encoding chaplin: MATGSVLASTAGYAYASADASGAAVGSPGVGSGNTVQVPVDAPVNVCGNTVDVVGLLNPAYGNQCGNSSPHGGAVHGGQNGGGQNGGQGRGQQGGGQQGGGSQAGGSGDQNGPGGSQQGSWPGSPAMPGVPGTPAMPGGASPSGPVIHTPAGGHGSGSTSAGSSASGVSSHSPGVASGNTGQLPVDVPVNLCGDSINVVGALNPVMGNDCANHESTPVTPAPSTPIAPPAQTWPVQTPPAQTLPTGSTRAPAAPPVAVPVAAAVPVSAPAAAARPAAPAVKQLAFTGSQGLDVIAPAGLALLIAGGVLYRRSRTAA, from the coding sequence GTGGCCACCGGCAGCGTGCTGGCCTCCACGGCGGGTTATGCGTACGCGAGCGCGGATGCGAGCGGCGCGGCGGTCGGCTCTCCGGGAGTCGGCTCGGGCAACACCGTGCAGGTGCCGGTGGACGCGCCGGTCAACGTCTGCGGGAACACGGTCGATGTGGTCGGGCTGCTGAACCCGGCCTACGGAAACCAGTGCGGGAACAGTTCTCCGCACGGCGGGGCCGTGCACGGTGGCCAGAACGGTGGGGGCCAGAACGGCGGACAGGGCCGTGGTCAACAGGGTGGCGGCCAGCAGGGCGGCGGTAGCCAGGCCGGTGGCTCGGGCGACCAGAACGGCCCGGGCGGGTCACAGCAGGGCAGCTGGCCGGGGAGCCCGGCGATGCCCGGCGTCCCCGGAACGCCCGCCATGCCAGGGGGCGCAAGCCCGAGCGGCCCGGTGATCCACACGCCCGCCGGCGGCCACGGCAGTGGCTCGACCAGTGCCGGCAGCTCCGCCTCCGGGGTCAGCTCGCACTCGCCCGGCGTTGCCTCCGGCAACACGGGCCAGCTGCCGGTGGACGTGCCGGTCAACCTGTGCGGTGACTCGATCAACGTGGTCGGCGCGCTCAACCCGGTGATGGGCAACGACTGCGCCAACCACGAGAGCACCCCGGTCACCCCGGCGCCGAGCACGCCCATTGCCCCGCCGGCCCAGACGTGGCCCGTGCAGACCCCGCCGGCCCAGACGCTGCCCACCGGCAGCACCCGCGCGCCGGCCGCGCCGCCGGTGGCCGTGCCCGTGGCGGCCGCAGTGCCGGTGAGCGCACCGGCCGCGGCGGCTCGGCCCGCTGCACCGGCGGTCAAGCAGCTCGCGTTCACGGGCTCCCAGGGGCTCGACGTGATCGCTCCGGCCGGACTCGCGCTGCTGATCGCCGGCGGGGTGCTGTACCGCCGCTCCCGTACGGCCGCCTGA
- a CDS encoding chaplin yields the protein MNAKKIAVVSAAAGGLMLAGAGVASAHGGAAAEGAAVHSPGVVAGNVVQVPVHVPVNVCGNTISVVGVLNPAFGNDCQNV from the coding sequence ATGAACGCGAAGAAGATTGCCGTCGTCTCGGCCGCCGCCGGTGGGCTGATGCTGGCCGGCGCGGGTGTCGCGTCCGCGCACGGCGGGGCCGCGGCCGAGGGCGCCGCAGTCCACTCGCCTGGTGTTGTGGCCGGCAATGTCGTCCAGGTCCCGGTGCACGTGCCGGTGAACGTCTGCGGCAACACGATCAGCGTGGTCGGCGTGCTGAACCCGGCCTTCGGCAACGACTGCCAGAACGTCTGA
- a CDS encoding M20/M25/M40 family metallo-hydrolase, producing MGESQAQQAGGSRVTGESEVADICRDLIRIDTSNYGDGSGPGERVAAEYVAEQLAEFGLEPQIIESAKGRASTVVRIEGEDRSRPGLLIHGHTDVVPANADDWTHHPFSGEIADGCVWGRGAVDMKDMDAMTLAVVRDRLRTGRKPPRDLVLAFLADEEAGGTYGARYLVDKHPGLFEGVTEAIGEVGGFSFTVNDKTRLYLVETAEKGMHWMRLTVEGRAGHGSMMNDDNAITELCEAVARLGRHEFPLRVTKTVRSFLDELSDALGVRLDPEDMDETLRVLGGIAKMIGTTLRNTAQPTMLGAGYKVNVIPGQATAHVDGRFLPGYEEEFLAELDSVLGPRVKRESLHSDKAIETSFDGPLVEAMQLALRAEDPIARAVPYCLSGGTDAKSFQDLGIRCFGFAPLQLPPDLDFAGMFHGVDERVPVEGLKFGVRVLDRFIDAC from the coding sequence GTGGGCGAGTCGCAGGCGCAGCAGGCGGGTGGGTCGCGGGTGACCGGGGAGTCCGAGGTCGCTGATATCTGCCGTGATCTGATCCGGATCGACACCAGCAACTATGGCGACGGGTCGGGCCCGGGGGAGCGGGTCGCCGCCGAGTACGTGGCGGAGCAGCTGGCCGAGTTCGGGCTGGAGCCGCAGATCATCGAGTCGGCCAAGGGTCGGGCCTCGACCGTGGTGCGGATCGAGGGGGAGGACAGGTCCCGGCCGGGGCTGCTGATCCACGGGCACACCGACGTGGTGCCGGCCAACGCCGACGACTGGACCCACCACCCGTTCTCCGGTGAGATCGCGGACGGCTGCGTCTGGGGACGCGGCGCGGTGGACATGAAGGACATGGACGCGATGACCCTCGCGGTCGTCCGGGACCGGTTGCGGACGGGGCGCAAGCCCCCGCGTGACCTGGTGCTCGCGTTCCTGGCCGACGAGGAGGCCGGCGGCACCTACGGTGCGCGGTATCTGGTGGACAAGCACCCGGGGCTGTTCGAGGGCGTGACCGAGGCGATCGGGGAGGTCGGCGGGTTCTCCTTCACCGTGAACGACAAGACCCGGCTCTACCTGGTCGAGACGGCCGAGAAGGGCATGCACTGGATGCGGCTCACGGTCGAGGGCCGGGCCGGGCACGGGTCGATGATGAACGACGACAACGCCATCACCGAGCTGTGCGAGGCGGTGGCCCGGCTGGGTCGGCACGAGTTCCCGCTGCGGGTCACCAAGACCGTCCGGTCCTTCCTGGACGAGCTGTCGGACGCCCTGGGTGTGCGGCTCGACCCGGAGGACATGGACGAGACGCTGCGGGTCCTCGGCGGCATCGCCAAGATGATCGGCACCACGCTGCGCAACACCGCGCAGCCGACCATGCTGGGCGCCGGCTACAAGGTGAACGTGATCCCGGGGCAGGCCACGGCGCACGTGGACGGGCGGTTCCTACCGGGCTACGAGGAGGAGTTCCTCGCCGAGCTGGACAGCGTGCTCGGGCCGCGGGTGAAGCGCGAGAGCCTGCACTCCGACAAGGCCATCGAGACGAGCTTCGACGGGCCGCTGGTGGAGGCGATGCAGCTGGCGCTGCGCGCCGAGGACCCGATCGCCAGGGCGGTGCCGTACTGCCTGTCGGGCGGGACGGACGCGAAGTCGTTCCAGGACCTGGGCATCCGCTGCTTCGGTTTCGCGCCGCTGCAGCTGCCGCCGGACTTGGACTTCGCGGGGATGTTCCACGGCGTGGACGAGCGGGTGCCGGTCGAGGGGCTGAAGTTCGGCGTGCGGGTGCTGGACCGGTTCATCGACGCCTGCTGA